The following coding sequences are from one Primulina eburnea isolate SZY01 chromosome 15, ASM2296580v1, whole genome shotgun sequence window:
- the LOC140814366 gene encoding outer envelope pore protein 37, chloroplastic, with translation MEEVKSDQQSVTTTDGDVGPNGGASPKGGFFGGFFQKGRPKLRITSEYDSETSIFLNKVSCRLLDNLAKLKLSFHNNSKGEVSDPQVTFTSKFFSLHYDVEENDALLKASFEIAPGLQFRADHSVKDRQGEVAMIADLAGPDYKFQLSSAVPSIGKPKASLIFPLGEVTFEEKVEEEDQKKALAVSGFVKSHVLNGLCTALYSEDSLNLRYAFKDEQLTFIPSISLPSKVLSCAFKRRFSPSDKLSYLYFFDSNNWSVVYKHTVGKDYKFKAGYDSEPRLGWASLWFGDEDGKAKTAPMKLKVQIMLQVPQDDIHSSALMFSVKKRWDI, from the exons ATGGAAGAAGTAAAATCCGACCAACAATCGGTCACCACCACCGACGGTGACGTCGGTCCGAATGGCGGTGCCTCCCCCAAAGGTGGTTTCTTCGGTGGGTTTTTCCAAAAGGGGCGGCCGAAGCTCCGAATAACGTCGGAGTATGACAGCGAGACCTCTATTTTCCTTAATAAGGTGTCGTGCAGGCTGTTGGATAATTTAGCCAAATTGAAGCTGTCGTTTCATAACAACAGCAAAGGGGAAGTTTCGGATCCTCAAGTTACCTTTACTTCCAAATTCTTTTCGTTGCACTACGATGTCGAAGAAAATGATGCGCTGCTCAAGGCATCGTTCGAAATAGCTCCTGGACTACAGTTCAGAGCTGACCACTCGGTCAAG GATCGTCAAGGAGAGGTTGCAATGATTGCAGATCTTGCGGGGCCAGACTACAAATTTCAATTGTCATCTGCTGTACCTTCTATTGGAAAG CCAAAGGCATCGTTGATATTTCCTCTTGGAGAAGTTACTTTTGAGGAGAAAGTTGAGGAAGAAGATCAGAAGAAAGCTTTAGCAGTGAGTGGGTTTGTCAAAAGTCATGTTCTGAATGGATTGTGTACTGCTctatacagtgaggacagtttGAATTTAAGATATGCATTCAAG GACGAGCAACTGACATTCATTCCGAGCATTTCTCTGCCCTCGAAGGTGTTATCATGTGCATTTAAGCGGAGATTCAGTCCTTCTGACAAGTTAAG CTACTTGTACTTCTTTGACTCAAACAATTGGAGTGTGGTCTATAAACACACAGTTGGGAAGGATTACAAATTCAAAGCAGGTTATGATTCTGAACCACGGCTTGGTTGGGCATCTCTTTGG tttggagaTGAAGATGGAAAAGCCAAGACAGCACCCATGAAGTTGAAAGTGCAGATCATGCTCCAAGTTCCTCAAGATGATATACACTCGTCGGCATTGATGTTCAGTGTGAAGAAGAGATGGGACATATGA
- the LOC140813706 gene encoding protein IQ-DOMAIN 13-like produces the protein MGKKGSWFSAIKRVFSHNSREKLTDGSDKKSTKEKKKGNLRHGVTKSFIPLFREPSSIEKILGEADQLFIRHPTSSEQPKPPPIALGRPSSPRILSPRTTSHRALSPKASPPRVFSPKVSSPKVQSPRAVSPKVPPRRAVTSRASSSKVPSPKVNQSREDTSHVQRPEPTAREKHLSATKIQAACRGYLARRSFRAFRGLVRLQGVVRGQNVKRQTMNAMKQMQLLVRVQTQIHSRRIQMLENQALQHQAYKDDKEVASTLSKWTLNQQFKGGRNEDWDESVLTKKEVEARSQRKVEAVMKRERAMAYAYSHQLWKADPKSAQSPLDIRSKGYPWWWNWLERQLPASSNSQNQATPKNFSFTPPRPISDYRASPQLLARNYPETLTPRSSRSAIPVRAKQFQTPGRTPPRAMAIKYSKPRLSSADSAYDIPLKDDDSLISCPPFSVPNYMTPTVSAKAKVRANSNPKDRSIPGTPSNDSKRLFSFPLKPNIGSFKWNKDFNDDAASQRVAEKHQSSHLLGDAISMDSTVSMPATVGRKPFNRFV, from the exons ATGGGAAAGAAAGGAAGCTGGTTTTCAGCCATCAAAAGGGTTTTCTCACATAATTCAAGGGAGAAGTTAACTGAT GGATCAGATAAGAAAAGCACTAAGGAAAAAAAGAAAGGCAATCTAAGGCATGGTGTGACAAAATCATTCATTCCTTTGTTCAGAGAGCCGAGTAGTATCGAGAAAATATTAGGGGAAGCTGATCAGTTGTTCATCAGGCATCCTACATCTTCTGAACAGCCAAAGCCTCCACCCATTGCACTTGGAAGGCCAAGTTCACCTAGGATCCTTTCGCCTCGAACTACTTCTCATCGAGCCTTGTCCCCTAAGGCTAGTCCTCCACGAGTTTTTTCTCCAAAGGTCTCATCTCCAAAGGTTCAATCTCCGAGGGCTGTTTCTCCCAAGGTCCCACCAAGAAGAGCTGTTACTTCGAGGGCTTCTTCTTCGAAGGTTCCTTCTCCTAAGGTAAATCAAAGCCGGGAAGATACTAGCCATGTGCAGAGGCCAGAACCAACTGCAAGGGAGAAGCATCTTTCAGCCACTAAGATCCAGGCAGCATGTAGAGGATACCTG gcAAGGAGGAGTTTTAGAGCTTTCAGAGGTTTAGTGAGGCTTCAGGGGGTGGTGAGAGGCCAGAATGTAAAGAGACAGACGATGAATGCGATGAAACAAATGCAACTTTTGGTTAGGGTTCAAACACAAATTCATTCACGAAGGATCCAAATGTTGGAAAACCAGGCACTCCAGCACCAAGCTTACAAGGACGATAAGGAAGTGGCAAGTACCCTAAGCAAATGGACCTTGAACCAACAA tTTAAGGGTGGCCGTAATGAAGATTGGGATGAAAGTGTGCTAACTAAAAAGGAAGTTGAAGCAAGGTCACAGAGAAAGGTGGAGGCAGTCATGAAAAGAGAGAGGGCCATGGCATATGCATATTCTCACCAG TTGTGGAAAGCTGATCCGAAATCGGCTCAAAGTCCTCTGGATATCCGATCAAAGGGATATCCCTGGTGGTGGAACTGGTTAGAACGGCAGCTCCCTGCATCGAGCAATTCTCAGAACCAAGCAACTCCGAAAAACTTTTCTTTTACCCCACCAAGGCCTATTTCTGATTACAGAGCGAGCCCTCAACTTCTTGCTAGAAACTATCCAGAAACTCTCACACCAAGGTCATCAAGATCGGCAATCCCTGTTAGAGCGAAACAGTTTCAGACACCAGGTCGAACACCTCCACGGGCAATGGCTATCAAGTACTCTAAACCACGATTAAGTTCAGCTGATTCTGCTTATGACATTCCTTTAAAAGATGATGATAGCTTGATCAGTTGCCCTCCTTTTTCTGTTCCGAATTACATGACGCCTACAGTATCAGCAAAGGCAAAAGTGAGAGCAAATAGCAATCCCAAGGATAGATCGATCCCTGGAACTCCAAGTAATGACTCCAAGAGACTGTTTTCTTTTCCTTTGAAACCGAACATCGGCTCTTTCAAGTGGAATAAAGACTTTAACGACGATGCTGCTTCTCAAAGGGTGGCCGAAAAACACCAGTCTTCGCATTTGTTAGGAGACGCCATAAGCATGGATTCGACTGTCTCTATGCCGGCTACAGTTGGACGAAAGCCCTTTAACAGATTTGTGTGA
- the LOC140813612 gene encoding 2-alkenal reductase (NADP(+)-dependent)-like, giving the protein MGEEVVSNKMIVLKDYVKGFPKESDMFLKTSVIKLRVPDGCDNSILVKNLYLSCDPYMRTRMRKMEGSYVESFVPGSPMMGYGVSKVVDSTNPNFKNGDLIWGMTGWEEYSLIKSTEGLYKIQHTDVPLSYYTGILSMPGTTAYCGFYEVCSPKKGETVFISAASGAVGQLVGQFAKLFGCYVVGSAGTKDKVELLKNKFCFDDAFNYKEEPDLNAALKRYFPDGIDIYFENVGGNMLDAVLLNMKMKGRIAVCGMISQYNLEEPEGVKNLFCLVTKRIRMEGFIVFDYYHLYPKYLEMVLPLMKQGKITYVEDIAEGLENAPNALIGLFSGRNVGKQVVVVARE; this is encoded by the exons ATGGGGGAGGAGGTTGTGAGCAACAAGATGATCGTGTTGAAAGATTACGTGAAGGGTTTTCCGAAGGAGTCTGATATGTTTCTGAAAACCTCGGTTATCAAACTCAGAGTCCCGGATGGCTGCGACAACTCCATTTTGGTGAAGAATCTCTACTTGTCTTGCGACCCTTACATGCGCACACGCATGCGCAAAATGGAGGGGAGCTATGTCGAGTCCTTTGTGCCAGGCTCT CCAATGATGGGATATGGAGTAAGCAAAGTTGTGGATTCTACTAATCCCAATTTCAAGAATGGTGACCTGATTTGGGGCATGACAGGCTGGGAGGAGTATAGCCTCATCAAATCTACGGAGGGACTTTATAAGATTCAGCATACAGATGTACCACTATCTTATTATACCGGAATCCTCA GCATGCCTGGAACTACTGCTTACTGTGGTTTTTATGAGGTCTGCTCTCCCAAAAAGGGAGAGACCGTGTTCATTTCCGCTGCATCTGGAGCTGTTGGTCAACTTGTCGGACAATTTGCAAAGTTGTTTGGGTGCTATGTTGTTGGAAGTGCAGGAACCAAAGATAAG gtgGAACTTTTGAAGAACAAATTTTGTTTTGACGATGCTTTCAACTATAAAGAAGAACCCGATTTGAATGCAGCGTTAAAAAG GTACTTCCCCGATGGAATTGATATATACTTTGAAAATGTCGGTGGAAACATGCTCGACGCAGTGCTCCTTAACATGAAAATGAAGGGTCGAATTGCTGTTTGTGGGATGATTTCACAATACAACCTCGAGGAGCCAGAAGGTGTGAAGAACTTGTTCTGCTTGGTGACAAAACGAATTCGTATGGAAGGATTTATTGTATTCGACTACTATCACCTCTATCCAAAGTATTTGGAGATGGTTTTGCCCCTCATGAAACAAGGAAAGATTACGTACGTTGAAGACATAGCCGAAGGCCTAGAGAACGCACCAAACGCCCTCATAGGGCTCTTCTCTGGTCGCAACGTTGGAAAGCAAGTCGTGGTTGTCGCTCGTGAGTAG
- the LOC140813611 gene encoding uncharacterized protein, with protein MSDQKKMEKRNSERSPLQDLNGLVPMNESNSKKSLNLSYSRSRRPHFFSRLASNAPNDSAVASKAALPRKPFLQKSKKNQPNRLSEWQSGKRCPKPVSKSGQRSTPSAFEVNSVHNLKKKSKEFQTKMNNSQETSSEFDDKRNGLLQDSFSRTVDHLEAPTVKTPPVEASVSPDIQFPSDYKLIVSQSTEPPVCYADGHLLSGVADKRKCRRRGSLRGCEKVNLFDIELDEINDSQDSSIPLLSEGSVRWHEDQGNDSRNMLDKRRVINDNASAALDLPSSPSTLCGDASDSVWDDIISCNVSISTGNVGNDKKTSIITHYPVEFQEFLGPWNNEVDESLLAVSPIYSSCGKAIIDDDSEFSMGSLSSRNVIQTPNSDSHSDLCVGGSNVEVDNFSLFQSENDSIPKIPSEKDVGFVSSWISDSTLENLTLSEMRISWKDGIFGSRNLEADEFDCCRCLSDEEIGVDQICVQQMTKPPPKLVEDIENDLGANSDTKRHFSGIASGENEETTNVGNDGDLSPPIILEYEPCISVRGKEKLPPHRPNTCAESICTSGGGHLVMSSDSDWSYFHDITCLRSNSYK; from the exons ATGTCAGATcagaagaaaatggagaaaaggAATAGTGAGAGGAGTCCTCTCCAAGATCTCAATGGACTAGTTCCGATGAATGAATCCAATTCCAAGAAAAGCTTAAACCTCTCTTATTCAAGAAGCAGAAGGCCCCATTTTTTCTCCAGATTAGCGAGCAATGCGCCCAACGATTCAGCTGTTGCATCAAAGGCCGCGTTGCCCAGAAAACCTTTTTTGCAGAAATCCAAGAAGAACCAGCCTAATCGCCTCTCCGAGTGGCAATCTGGTAAAAGATGCCCAAAACCAGTCTCCAAAAGTGGCCAAAGATCAACGCCTTCTGCTTTTGAGGTGAATTCCGTGCATAACTTGAAGAAAAAGTCTAAAGAATTTCAGACAAAAATGAATAATTCGCAAGAGACTTCTTCAG AATTTGACGACAAAAGAAATGGGCTGCTCCAGGATTCATTTTCACGGACAGTTGATCATCTTGAAGCTCCTACTGTGAAAACACCTCCTGTCGAGGCCTCAGTCTCTCCAGATATCCAATTTCCTTCTGACTACAAGTTGATTGTTTCCCAGTCAACAGAGCCACCTGTTTGTTACGCCGATGGGCACCTTCTATCGGGTGTCGCTGATAAGAGAAAATGCAGGCGTAGAGGCAGTCTTAGAGGCTGTGAAAAGGTTAATCTTTTTGACATTGAATTGGATGAGATCAATGACTCACAGGATTCTTCAATTCCTCTGCTTTCGGAGGGTTCAGTAAGGTGGCATGAAGATCAGGGAAATGATTCGAGAAACATGTTAGACAAACGTAGAGTGATAAATGATAATGCTTCAGCCGCACTTGATTTGCCTTCTTCACCATCTACGTTATGTGGAGATGCATCAGATTCCGTCTGGGATGATATTATTAGCTGCAATGTTAGTATTAGCACAGGTAATGTGGGGAATGATAAGAAAACCAGTATTATTACACATTATCCTGTTGAATTCCAGGAGTTTTTGGGGCCTTGGAACAATGAAGTGGATGAGTCCTTGTTGGCTGTTTCTCCTATTTATTCTTCTTGCGGCAAAGCTATTATAGATGATGATTCTGAATTTTCTATGGGTTCGTTAAGCAGTAGAAATGTCATTCAGACTCCAAACTCGGATTCACACTCAGACTTGTGTGTTGGAGGGTCAAATGTGGAGGTTGataatttttctttatttcagTCTGAAAATGATTCGATACCAAAAATCCCATCTGAGAAAGATGTTGGTTTTGTTTCCTCTTGGATTTCTGACTCTACTTTAGAGAATTTGACTCTGTCGGAGATGAGGATATCATGGAAAGATGGAATATTTGGCAGCAGAAATCTTGAGGCAGATGAATTTGATTGCTGCCGTTGTTTGTCAGATGAAGAGATTGGCGTCGATCAGATCTGTGTTCAACAGATGACTAAGCCACCTCCTAAGCTTGTTGAGGACATAGAAAATGACCTCGGAGCTAACAGTGACACCAAGAGACATTTTTCGGGGATTGCGTCTGGTGAAAATGAAGAGACAACAAATGTGGGGAATGACGGTGATCTCTCTCCTCCTATTATTCTTGAATATGAACCCTGCATTTCTGTTAGAGGCAAGGAAAAGTTGCCCCCGCATAGGCCTAATACATGTGCGGAGTCCATATGCACCAGTGGGGGTGGTCACCTAGTTATGTCCAGCGATTCAGATTGGTCCTATTTCCATGATATTACTTGTTTAAGATCTAATAGTTACAAATAA